The Streptomyces hundungensis genome contains the following window.
ATCCGCCTGGACCGTCGACTCTTCACCTCGACCAGCTACCCGGCCGACTACGGCTTCGTCGAGAACACCCTCGGCGAGGACGGCGACCCGCTGGACGCCCTGGTCCTGCTCGACGAGCCGACCTTCCCGGGCTGCGTCATCAAGTGCCGTGCGATCGGCATGTTCCGGATGACCGACGAGGCCGGCGGCGACGACAAGCTGCTGTGCGTCCCGGCGTCCGACCCGCGCGTGGAGCACCTGCGCGACATCCACCACGTCTCCGAGTTCGACCGCCTGGAGATCCAGCACTTCTTCGAGGTCTACAAGGACCTGGA
Protein-coding sequences here:
- a CDS encoding inorganic diphosphatase, whose protein sequence is MEFDVTIEIPKGSRNKYEVDHETGRIRLDRRLFTSTSYPADYGFVENTLGEDGDPLDALVLLDEPTFPGCVIKCRAIGMFRMTDEAGGDDKLLCVPASDPRVEHLRDIHHVSEFDRLEIQHFFEVYKDLEPGKSVEGADWVGRVEAEAEVEASYKRLEAQGGAH